The Streptococcus sp. VT 162 genome has a window encoding:
- a CDS encoding peptide ABC transporter permease: MNPIQRAWAYVSRKRLRSFILFLILFVLLAGISACLTLMKSNKTVESNLYKSLNTSFSIKKIENGQTFKLSDLASVSKIKGLENVSPELETVAKLKDKEAVSGEQSVERDDLSAADKNLVSLTALEDSSKDVTFTSSAFNLKEGRHLQKGDSKKILIHEELAKKNGLSLHDKIRLDAGQSEAGKGQTVEFEIVGIFSGKKQEKFTGLSSDFSENQVFTDYESSQTLLGNSEPQVSAARFYVENPKEMDGLMKQVENLALESQGYQVEKENKAFEQIKDSVATFQTFLTIFLYGMLIAGAGALILVLSLWLRERVYEVGILLALGKGKSSIFLQFCLEVVLVSLGALLPSFIAGNAITSYLLQTVLASGDQATLQDTLAKASGLSTSLLSFAESYVFLLLIGCLSVALCFVFLFRKSPKEILSSIS; this comes from the coding sequence ATGAATCCAATCCAAAGAGCTTGGGCTTATGTCAGCAGAAAACGACTGAGAAGTTTTATTTTATTTCTGATTTTATTTGTCCTTTTAGCAGGAATTTCAGCCTGTTTGACTCTGATGAAGTCCAACAAAACAGTAGAAAGCAATCTTTACAAATCACTCAATACTTCTTTTTCTATCAAAAAGATCGAAAATGGACAGACCTTCAAGTTGTCTGACCTTGCATCCGTGAGCAAGATTAAGGGACTGGAAAATGTCTCTCCTGAACTCGAAACGGTCGCAAAACTGAAAGACAAGGAAGCGGTGAGTGGTGAGCAGAGCGTAGAACGTGATGATTTGTCAGCCGCGGACAAGAACTTGGTTAGCTTAACGGCTCTCGAGGATTCATCCAAGGATGTCACCTTTACCAGTTCGGCTTTCAATCTAAAAGAAGGGCGACACCTTCAAAAAGGGGATTCCAAGAAAATCCTTATCCACGAAGAGTTGGCCAAGAAGAACGGTCTTTCGCTTCATGACAAGATTCGCTTGGATGCTGGTCAGTCAGAAGCTGGAAAAGGGCAAACAGTTGAGTTTGAAATTGTCGGTATCTTTTCTGGTAAAAAACAAGAAAAGTTCACAGGCTTATCTTCTGACTTCAGTGAAAACCAAGTCTTTACTGACTATGAAAGTAGCCAAACCCTTTTGGGAAATAGTGAGCCTCAAGTTAGTGCAGCGCGCTTCTATGTAGAAAATCCTAAGGAAATGGACGGACTCATGAAGCAGGTGGAAAACTTGGCTTTAGAAAGTCAAGGTTACCAAGTTGAGAAGGAAAACAAGGCCTTTGAACAAATTAAAGACTCAGTGGCAACCTTCCAAACCTTCCTCACCATCTTCCTTTATGGGATGTTGATAGCTGGAGCTGGAGCCTTAATTTTGGTCTTGTCCCTCTGGTTGAGAGAAAGGGTCTACGAAGTGGGGATTCTACTCGCACTTGGAAAAGGCAAGAGTTCAATCTTCCTACAATTCTGTTTAGAAGTAGTGTTGGTATCTCTTGGAGCTTTGCTTCCATCCTTTATCGCTGGAAATGCCATCACATCCTATCTGCTCCAAACTGTACTAGCCAGTGGAGATCAGGCAACCTTACAGGACACGCTGGCCAAAGCAAGCGGTCTATCAACCAGTCTCCTATCCTTTGCAGAATCCTATGTCTTTCTGCTCCTGATTGGTTGCTTATCAGTAGCCCTTTGTTTCGTATTCTTATTTAGAAAATCGCCAAAAGAAATTTTATCATCTATTAGTTAA
- a CDS encoding multidrug ABC transporter permease, with the protein MKKYQRMHLIFIRQYIKQIMEYKVDFVVGVLGVFLTQGLNLLFLNVIFQHIPSLEGWTFQEIAFIYGFSLIPKGLDHLFFDNLWALGQRLVRKGEFDKYLTRPINPLFHILVETFQIDALGELLVGGILLATTVSSIAWTLPKFLLFLVCIPFATLIYTSLKIATASIAFWTKQSGAMIYIFYMFNDFAKYPISIYNSLLRWLISFIVPFAFTAYYPASYFLQDRDGLFNIGGLVLISLVFFAISLKLWDRGLDAYESAGS; encoded by the coding sequence ATGAAAAAATATCAACGCATGCATCTAATTTTTATCAGACAATACATCAAGCAAATCATGGAATACAAGGTGGATTTTGTGGTTGGTGTGCTAGGAGTTTTTCTGACTCAAGGTTTGAACCTCTTGTTTCTAAACGTCATCTTTCAACATATCCCCTCGCTTGAAGGCTGGACCTTTCAAGAGATTGCCTTTATCTATGGTTTTTCCTTGATTCCAAAGGGACTGGACCATCTCTTTTTTGACAATCTCTGGGCACTGGGGCAACGATTGGTGAGAAAGGGAGAGTTTGACAAGTACCTGACTCGTCCTATCAATCCTCTCTTCCACATCCTAGTCGAGACCTTTCAGATTGATGCCTTGGGCGAACTATTGGTCGGAGGTATTTTGCTAGCGACAACGGTATCAAGCATTGCTTGGACTCTTCCCAAATTCCTGCTCTTCCTAGTCTGTATTCCCTTTGCGACCTTGATCTATACTTCCTTGAAAATCGCGACTGCCAGTATCGCTTTTTGGACCAAGCAGTCAGGCGCCATGATTTACATTTTTTATATGTTTAATGACTTTGCTAAGTACCCGATTTCCATTTACAATTCGCTTCTTCGTTGGTTGATTAGCTTTATCGTACCTTTTGCCTTTACGGCCTACTATCCAGCTAGCTATTTCTTGCAGGATAGGGATGGGCTCTTTAATATCGGAGGTTTGGTTCTGATTTCCCTTGTCTTCTTTGCAATTTCTTTGAAGCTATGGGACAGGGGCTTAGATGCCTACGAAAGTGCGGGTTCGTAA
- a CDS encoding transcriptional regulator yields MKILIVEDEEMIREGISDYLTDCGYETIEAADGQEALEQFSSYEVALVLLDIQLPKLNGLEVLAEIRKTSQVPVLMLTAFQDEEYKMGAFASLADGYLEKPFSLSLLKVRVDAIFKRYYDTGRVFSYKDTKVDFESYSASLAGQEVAINAKELEILDYLVKNEGRALTRSQIIDAVWKATDEVPFDRVIDVYIKELRKKLDLDCILTVRNVGYKLERK; encoded by the coding sequence ATGAAAATTTTAATTGTAGAAGATGAAGAGATGATCCGTGAGGGGATTAGTGACTATTTGACGGATTGTGGTTATGAAACCATTGAGGCTGCGGACGGTCAAGAAGCTCTAGAACAATTTTCCAGCTATGAAGTAGCACTAGTTTTACTGGATATCCAGCTGCCCAAACTCAATGGTTTAGAAGTCCTAGCCGAGATTCGTAAAACCAGTCAGGTTCCTGTCTTAATGTTAACTGCCTTCCAGGATGAAGAATATAAGATGGGCGCCTTTGCATCTCTGGCAGACGGCTATCTGGAAAAACCCTTCTCCCTCTCCCTCTTAAAAGTGAGGGTGGATGCGATTTTCAAGCGCTATTACGATACAGGACGAGTCTTCTCCTATAAGGATACCAAGGTGGACTTTGAGAGTTACAGTGCAAGCCTCGCAGGTCAAGAAGTGGCTATCAATGCCAAAGAGTTAGAAATTCTGGACTATCTGGTTAAAAATGAAGGCCGGGCCTTGACTCGTTCTCAGATTATCGATGCTGTCTGGAAGGCGACAGATGAGGTTCCCTTTGATCGCGTCATTGATGTCTATATCAAGGAACTGCGGAAAAAGCTAGACCTGGATTGTATCCTCACTGTGCGCAATGTTGGTTATAAATTGGAGCGAAAATGA
- a CDS encoding phosphoglycerate mutase yields MNNSYILLRHAHSRFSSDDFNRTLSEKGFLSLDQLEFLNSFNIDYYFSSPYKRAFETINSSPIQFDKIVLDNRLRERKLSSTFIKDSEFEDSIKYLWQNPSESLSEGESNQDALARVLNFLMELEERYSEKTILLSSHGNLIGILLHHFDSSFDYEKWEQMTFPDCFLIDRKGIVKRIMKD; encoded by the coding sequence ATGAATAATTCTTATATTTTACTTAGACATGCTCATTCAAGATTTTCAAGTGATGATTTTAATAGAACTTTGTCAGAAAAAGGATTTTTATCTCTTGACCAGTTAGAGTTTTTGAATTCTTTTAATATTGATTATTATTTTTCTAGTCCTTATAAACGAGCATTTGAAACGATTAATAGCTCGCCAATTCAATTTGATAAAATAGTTCTTGATAATCGGTTACGAGAGCGAAAATTATCTTCAACCTTTATAAAAGATTCTGAGTTTGAAGACAGTATTAAATATTTATGGCAAAATCCCAGTGAATCTCTTTCAGAAGGGGAATCAAATCAAGATGCACTAGCTAGAGTACTAAATTTTTTAATGGAATTGGAAGAGAGATACTCAGAAAAAACGATTTTACTTAGTTCACACGGGAATTTGATAGGAATACTACTACATCACTTTGATTCCAGTTTTGATTATGAAAAATGGGAGCAGATGACCTTTCCAGATTGTTTTCTAATTGATAGAAAAGGGATTGTGAAAAGAATTATGAAAGATTAG
- a CDS encoding antibiotic ABC transporter permease — MVKLWIRYKPFINAGVQELITYRVNFILYRIGDVTGAFVAFYLWKAVFDSSQESLIQGFSMADITLYIIMSFVTNILTRSDSSFMIGEEVKDGSIIMRLLRPVHFAASYLFTELGSKWLIFISVGLPFLSVIVLMKILSGQGMVEVLGLTILYLFSLTLAYLINFFFNICFGFSAFVFKNLWGSNLLKTSIVAFMSGSLIPLAFFPKVVSDILSFLPFSSLIYTPVMIIVGKYDASQILQALLLQFFWLLVMVGLSQLIWKRVQSFITIQGG; from the coding sequence ATGGTCAAATTGTGGATACGTTATAAACCCTTTATCAATGCAGGTGTTCAGGAGTTGATTACCTATCGAGTCAACTTTATTCTCTATCGGATTGGCGATGTCACGGGGGCTTTTGTGGCCTTTTATCTCTGGAAGGCAGTCTTTGATTCCTCGCAGGAGTCTTTGATCCAGGGTTTCAGTATGGCGGATATCACCCTCTACATCATCATGAGTTTTGTGACCAATATTCTGACTAGGTCAGATTCGTCCTTTATGATTGGGGAGGAGGTCAAGGATGGTTCCATTATCATGCGTTTGTTGAGACCAGTGCATTTTGCGGCTTCTTACCTCTTTACCGAGCTTGGGTCCAAGTGGTTGATTTTTATCTCTGTTGGCCTGCCATTTTTAAGTGTCATTGTTTTGATGAAAATCTTATCTGGGCAAGGGATGGTAGAAGTGCTGGGATTAACCATCCTTTATCTATTTAGCTTAACCCTAGCCTACCTAATCAACTTTTTCTTTAATATCTGCTTTGGATTTTCAGCCTTTGTCTTTAAAAATCTATGGGGTTCCAATCTACTCAAGACTTCCATAGTGGCCTTTATGTCTGGGAGTTTGATTCCCTTGGCTTTCTTTCCAAAGGTGGTTTCAGATATTCTGTCCTTCTTGCCTTTTTCATCCTTGATCTACACTCCTGTCATGATCATTGTTGGGAAATACGATGCCAGCCAGATTCTTCAGGCGCTTTTGCTCCAGTTTTTCTGGCTCTTAGTGATGGTGGGCTTGTCTCAGTTGATTTGGAAACGAGTCCAGTCATTCATCACCATTCAGGGAGGTTAG
- a CDS encoding sugar ABC transporter ATP-binding protein, whose amino-acid sequence MAMIEVEHLQKNFVKTVKEPGLKGALRSFIHPEKQTFEAVKDLTFEVPKGQILGFIGANGAGKSTTIKMLTGILKPTSGFCRINGKIPQDNRQDYVKDIGVVFGQRTQLWWDLALQETYTVLKEIYDVPDSLFHKRMDFLNEVLDLKDFIKDPVRTLSLGQRMRADIAASLLHNPKVLFLDEPTIGLDVSVKDNIRRAITQINQEEETTILLTTHDLSDIEQLCDRIFMIDKGQEIFDGTVSQLKETFGKMKTLSFELLPGQSHLLSHYEGFSDMTIDRQGNNLTIEFDSSRYQSADIIKQTLSDFEIRDLKMLDTDIEDIIRRFYRKEL is encoded by the coding sequence ATGGCAATGATAGAAGTGGAACATCTTCAGAAAAATTTTGTGAAGACAGTCAAGGAACCTGGCTTGAAGGGGGCTTTGCGCTCCTTTATTCATCCTGAAAAGCAGACATTTGAAGCGGTCAAGGATTTGACTTTTGAGGTACCCAAGGGCCAAATTTTAGGCTTTATTGGGGCAAATGGAGCTGGGAAGTCGACAACCATCAAAATGCTGACAGGGATTTTAAAACCGACATCTGGTTTTTGTCGGATTAATGGCAAGATTCCGCAGGATAATCGCCAGGACTATGTTAAGGATATTGGGGTGGTCTTTGGTCAACGTACCCAGCTATGGTGGGATTTGGCTCTGCAAGAGACCTACACGGTCTTAAAAGAGATTTACGATGTGCCAGACTCGCTCTTCCATAAGCGCATGGACTTTTTGAATGAAGTTTTGGATTTGAAGGACTTTATCAAAGACCCTGTGCGAACTCTTTCACTTGGCCAACGGATGCGGGCGGACATTGCGGCTTCCTTGCTCCACAATCCTAAAGTTCTCTTTTTAGATGAACCGACCATTGGTTTGGATGTTTCCGTTAAGGATAACATTCGTCGGGCCATTACCCAGATCAATCAAGAGGAAGAGACCACTATTCTCTTGACCACTCACGACTTGAGCGACATTGAGCAACTTTGTGATCGGATTTTTATGATTGATAAGGGGCAAGAGATTTTTGATGGAACGGTGAGTCAGCTCAAGGAAACTTTTGGCAAGATGAAGACTCTCTCCTTTGAACTGCTACCCGGTCAAAGTCATCTCCTTTCTCACTATGAAGGTTTTTCGGATATGACTATTGATAGACAAGGAAATAACCTGACTATTGAATTTGATAGTTCTCGCTACCAGTCAGCTGATATTATCAAGCAAACCCTGTCTGATTTTGAGATTCGCGATTTGAAGATGTTGGACACGGATATCGAGGATATTATCCGTCGCTTCTACCGAAAGGAGCTCTAA
- a CDS encoding hydrolase translates to MKILKKWFLGILSFILLFLLATFIFHRISLEKEEASLSSMGQQVLVNGHQINIYVEGDGPETIVVLSGAGIASPILDFKNVSESLSKRYKVVIVERAGYGYSDDSNHSRDVMEVLSETRQALSQANITGPFIILSHSMASLESLAWQEKFPDEVKALIGLDWALPSSYENLKQNQTLLTVAYWTSNIGLLRYFPESFYIKNQTLTENERKQYKLLAYKQLMSQAMLHESQTVKENAKKVTSSINPKIPTLLLVSNGEGTSFSQSEWQRYAERFASDQSNVQVVYMDAPHDLYHYQSDAIVSRIKEFLENN, encoded by the coding sequence ATGAAAATACTGAAAAAATGGTTTCTTGGCATTCTTAGTTTCATTCTTTTGTTTTTACTCGCTACATTCATCTTTCACCGTATCAGTTTGGAAAAGGAAGAAGCCTCACTATCATCTATGGGACAACAAGTTCTTGTCAATGGACATCAAATAAATATTTACGTTGAAGGGGATGGACCTGAGACTATAGTAGTTCTCTCAGGTGCTGGTATTGCTTCTCCCATATTGGACTTTAAAAATGTATCGGAATCCTTATCGAAACGATATAAGGTAGTCATCGTGGAGCGAGCGGGATATGGTTATAGTGATGATAGCAATCATTCAAGAGATGTGATGGAAGTTTTGTCTGAGACTCGCCAAGCTCTTTCCCAAGCAAATATCACAGGGCCGTTTATCATTCTGTCTCATTCCATGGCTAGTTTAGAGAGTCTGGCTTGGCAGGAGAAGTTTCCTGATGAAGTGAAAGCTTTGATTGGTTTAGATTGGGCATTGCCATCAAGTTATGAGAATTTAAAGCAAAATCAGACCTTACTCACTGTAGCATATTGGACCAGCAATATTGGCTTATTACGCTACTTCCCTGAGTCCTTTTATATAAAAAATCAAACTTTGACCGAAAATGAACGAAAACAATATAAACTTCTAGCTTATAAGCAGTTGATGTCACAAGCCATGCTTCATGAATCCCAAACGGTAAAGGAAAATGCCAAGAAAGTTACTTCTAGCATCAATCCGAAAATTCCCACCTTACTACTGGTGTCTAACGGTGAAGGTACTAGTTTTAGCCAATCTGAGTGGCAACGTTATGCAGAGAGATTTGCAAGCGACCAGTCTAATGTTCAAGTCGTCTATATGGATGCGCCTCACGACCTCTATCATTATCAAAGCGATGCTATTGTTTCTCGCATTAAAGAATTTTTAGAGAATAATTGA
- a CDS encoding histidine kinase: MKRTGLFTKIFIYTFSIFSVLVICLHLAIYFLFPSTYLSHRQETIGQKATAIAQSLDGKDRQSIEQVLDLYSQTSDIKGAVKGEMTEDKLEVKDNLPLDTDRQTTSLFIEEREVKTQDGSTMTLQFLASMDLQKEAEQISLQFLPYTLLASFLISLLVAYIYARTIVAPILEIKRVTRRMMELDAQVRLRVDSKDEIGDLKEQINSLYQHLLTVIADLHDKNEAILQLEKMKVEFLRGASHELKTPLASLKILIENMKENIGRYKDRDHYLGVALGIVDDLSHHVLQILSLSSVQELRDEKEEVDLLQMTQSLVKDYALLAKERELQVDISLTHQQAYINPSVMKLILSNLISNAIKHSTPGGLVHIGEREGELYIENSCSPEEQEKLAQSFSDNASRKAKGSGMGLFVVKSLLEHEKLPYHFEMQDDRLTFFIRYPKVAQD; this comes from the coding sequence ATGAAACGAACAGGTTTATTTACAAAGATTTTTATCTATACCTTCTCTATTTTTAGTGTTCTGGTTATTTGTCTTCATTTAGCCATTTATTTTCTCTTTCCGTCAACTTATCTGAGCCACCGTCAGGAAACCATTGGCCAGAAAGCGACAGCCATTGCCCAGTCCCTAGATGGAAAGGATAGGCAAAGTATCGAGCAAGTCTTAGACTTGTATTCCCAGACCAGTGATATCAAAGGAGCTGTCAAGGGAGAGATGACCGAGGACAAGTTAGAAGTCAAGGACAATCTTCCTCTGGATACGGACCGCCAGACTACTTCCCTTTTTATCGAGGAGCGTGAGGTGAAAACGCAAGATGGTAGCACCATGACTCTCCAGTTTTTAGCGTCCATGGATTTGCAAAAGGAAGCAGAGCAGATCAGTCTCCAGTTTCTCCCCTATACCTTGCTGGCATCCTTTCTGATTTCCCTCTTGGTAGCCTACATCTACGCTCGAACCATTGTTGCCCCGATTTTGGAAATCAAGCGGGTGACCCGTAGAATGATGGAACTAGATGCTCAAGTGCGATTGCGCGTGGATTCTAAGGATGAGATAGGTGATCTCAAGGAACAAATCAATAGCCTTTACCAGCACCTTTTGACTGTTATTGCGGACTTGCATGACAAGAATGAAGCCATTCTCCAGCTGGAAAAGATGAAGGTTGAGTTCCTGCGAGGAGCTTCTCATGAATTGAAAACACCACTGGCCAGCTTGAAAATCCTAATCGAAAATATGAAAGAAAATATCGGCCGTTATAAGGATAGAGATCACTATCTGGGAGTTGCCTTGGGAATTGTGGACGACCTCAGTCACCACGTTCTCCAGATATTGTCTCTCTCTTCTGTGCAGGAATTGCGAGACGAGAAAGAAGAGGTTGACCTCCTTCAGATGACGCAAAGTTTGGTCAAGGATTATGCTTTGCTCGCCAAGGAGCGAGAACTTCAGGTAGACATTAGCCTAACCCATCAGCAGGCTTACATAAACCCATCTGTCATGAAACTGATATTATCGAATCTCATCAGCAATGCTATCAAGCACTCCACTCCAGGTGGCTTGGTTCATATCGGCGAGAGAGAAGGGGAACTCTATATCGAAAATAGCTGTAGTCCTGAAGAACAGGAAAAACTGGCCCAGTCTTTTTCTGACAATGCTAGTCGCAAGGCCAAGGGTTCAGGAATGGGGCTCTTTGTGGTCAAAAGTTTATTAGAACATGAGAAATTACCTTATCATTTTGAGATGCAAGATGATCGATTAACCTTCTTCATACGTTATCCCAAAGTCGCTCAAGACTAA
- a CDS encoding fructose-bisphosphate aldolase (catalyzes the formation of glycerone phosphate and glyceraldehyde 3-phosphate from fructose 1,6, bisphosphate) — translation MAIVSAEKFVQAARDNGYAVGGFNTNNLEWTQAILRAAEAKKAPVLIQTSMGAAKYMGGYKVARNLIANLVESMGITVPVAIHLDHGHYEDALECIQVGYTSVMFDGSHLPVEENLEKARKVVEFAHANGVSVEAEVGTIGGEEDGIIGDGELAPIEDAKAMVATGIDFLAAGIGNIHGPYPANWKGLHLDHLQKLTEAVPGFPIVLHGGSGIPDDQIQAAIKLGVAKVNVNTECQIAFANATRKFARDYEANEAEYDKKKLFDPRKFLADGVKAIQASVEERIDVFGSEGKA, via the coding sequence ATGGCAATCGTTTCAGCAGAAAAATTTGTCCAAGCAGCTCGTGACAACGGTTATGCAGTTGGTGGATTTAACACAAACAACCTTGAGTGGACTCAAGCTATCTTGCGCGCAGCAGAAGCTAAAAAAGCTCCAGTTTTGATCCAAACTTCAATGGGTGCTGCTAAATACATGGGTGGTTACAAAGTTGCTCGCAACTTGATCGCTAACCTTGTTGAATCAATGGGTATCACTGTACCAGTAGCTATCCACCTTGACCACGGTCACTACGAAGATGCACTTGAGTGTATTCAAGTTGGTTATACTTCAGTTATGTTTGACGGTTCACACCTTCCAGTTGAAGAAAACCTTGAAAAAGCTCGTAAAGTTGTAGAATTTGCTCACGCAAATGGTGTATCAGTAGAAGCTGAAGTTGGAACTATCGGTGGTGAAGAAGACGGAATCATCGGTGATGGTGAATTGGCTCCAATCGAAGATGCTAAAGCAATGGTTGCAACTGGTATCGACTTCTTGGCAGCTGGTATCGGTAACATCCACGGTCCATACCCTGCAAACTGGAAAGGTCTTCACCTTGACCACTTGCAAAAATTGACTGAAGCTGTACCAGGCTTCCCAATCGTATTGCACGGTGGTTCAGGTATTCCTGATGACCAAATCCAAGCAGCTATCAAACTTGGTGTTGCGAAAGTTAACGTTAACACTGAATGCCAAATCGCATTCGCTAACGCAACTCGTAAATTTGCTCGTGACTACGAAGCAAACGAAGCAGAATACGACAAGAAAAAACTCTTCGACCCACGTAAATTCTTGGCTGACGGTGTAAAAGCTATCCAAGCATCAGTTGAAGAACGTATCGACGTATTCGGTTCAGAAGGTAAAGCTTAA
- a CDS encoding peptide ABC transporter permease: MLHNAFAYVTRKFFKSIVIFLIILLMASLSLVGLSIKGATAKASQETFKNITNSFSMQINRRVNQGTPRGSGNIKGEDIKKITENKAIESYVKRINAIGDLTGYDLIETPETKKNLTADRAKRFGSSLMITGVNDSSKEDKFVSGSYKLVEGEHLTNDDKDKILMHKDLAAKHGWKVGDKVKLDSNVYDADNEKGAKETVEVTIKGLFDGHNKSAVTYSQELYENTAITDIHTAAKLYGYTEDTAIYGDATFFVTADKNLDDVMKELNGISGINWKSYTLVKSSSNYPALEQSISGMYKMANLLFWGSLSFSVLLLALLLSLWINARRKEVGILLSIGLKQASILGQFITESILIAIPALISAYFLANYTARAIGNTVLANVTSGVAKQASKAAQASNLGGGAEVDGFSKTLSSLDISIQTSDFIIVFVLALVLVVLVMALASSNLLRKQPKELLLDSE; the protein is encoded by the coding sequence ATGTTACACAACGCATTTGCCTATGTTACAAGGAAGTTTTTCAAATCGATTGTTATCTTCCTGATTATTCTCCTCATGGCGAGCTTGAGTTTGGTCGGCTTGTCAATCAAGGGAGCTACTGCCAAGGCTTCTCAGGAGACTTTTAAAAATATCACTAATAGTTTCTCCATGCAAATCAATCGTCGCGTCAATCAAGGAACGCCACGTGGTTCTGGGAATATCAAGGGTGAGGATATCAAAAAAATCACCGAAAATAAGGCCATCGAGTCTTATGTTAAACGCATCAACGCCATCGGAGATTTGACTGGATACGACCTCATCGAAACGCCAGAAACCAAGAAAAATCTCACTGCAGACCGTGCCAAACGGTTTGGAAGCAGCTTGATGATTACAGGTGTCAATGACTCCTCTAAAGAAGACAAGTTTGTCTCTGGCTCTTACAAACTAGTTGAAGGTGAGCACCTGACCAACGATGATAAGGACAAGATCCTCATGCATAAGGACTTGGCAGCCAAACATGGCTGGAAAGTTGGAGATAAGGTCAAATTGGACTCTAATGTCTATGATGCAGACAATGAAAAAGGGGCCAAGGAAACAGTTGAAGTGACAATCAAGGGACTATTTGATGGTCACAATAAGTCAGCAGTAACCTATTCACAAGAACTCTATGAAAATACAGCTATCACAGACATTCACACAGCTGCAAAACTTTATGGATACACAGAAGACACAGCTATTTATGGGGACGCAACCTTCTTTGTAACAGCAGACAAGAACTTGGATGATGTCATGAAAGAGTTGAATGGTATCAGTGGTATCAACTGGAAGAGCTACACACTTGTGAAGAGCTCCTCTAACTACCCAGCTCTTGAGCAATCCATCTCTGGTATGTACAAGATGGCCAACCTCCTCTTCTGGGGTAGCTTGAGCTTCTCAGTCCTTCTCCTTGCACTCTTGCTTAGTCTTTGGATTAACGCCCGTCGCAAGGAAGTGGGAATCCTCCTCTCTATCGGTCTCAAGCAGGCAAGTATCTTGGGGCAATTCATTACCGAATCTATCTTGATTGCTATTCCTGCTCTTATTTCTGCTTACTTCCTAGCCAACTACACAGCCCGTGCCATCGGAAATACGGTTCTTGCCAATGTCACTTCAGGTGTTGCCAAGCAAGCCAGCAAGGCTGCTCAAGCCTCTAATCTTGGTGGTGGTGCAGAAGTAGATGGCTTTAGTAAGACCTTGTCGAGCCTAGATATTTCTATTCAGACATCAGACTTTATCATCGTCTTTGTCCTTGCCTTGGTTCTAGTGGTTCTCGTTATGGCGCTTGCCTCAAGCAATCTCCTCAGAAAACAACCAAAAGAGCTCTTGCTCGATAGCGAATAA
- a CDS encoding multidrug ABC transporter ATP-binding protein, whose translation MTLLQLQDVTYRYKNTAEAVLYQIKYNFEPGKFYSIIGESGAGKSTLLSLLAGLDSPVEGSILFQGEDIRNKGYSYHRMHHISLVFQNYNLIDYLSPLENIRLVNKKASKDTLLELGLDESQIKRNVLQLSGGQQQRVAIARSLVSESPVILADEPTGNLDPKTAGDIIELLKSLAEKTGKCVIVVTHSKEVAQASDITLELKDKKLTEI comes from the coding sequence ATGACTTTATTACAATTGCAAGATGTTACCTACCGTTATAAGAACACTGCTGAAGCAGTTTTATATCAGATCAAGTATAATTTTGAACCCGGAAAATTTTATAGTATCATTGGTGAGTCAGGAGCAGGAAAATCCACTCTCTTGTCCTTACTGGCTGGTCTAGATAGCCCTGTTGAAGGTTCTATCCTTTTCCAAGGAGAGGACATTCGGAACAAGGGGTATTCTTACCATCGCATGCACCATATTTCCCTGGTCTTTCAAAATTATAACTTGATAGATTATCTTTCTCCGCTGGAAAATATCCGCTTGGTCAACAAAAAAGCAAGCAAGGATACACTTCTTGAGCTTGGTTTGGATGAAAGTCAGATCAAGCGGAACGTTCTCCAGTTATCAGGTGGTCAACAGCAACGTGTGGCCATCGCTCGCAGTTTGGTATCAGAATCTCCAGTTATTCTAGCTGATGAGCCAACAGGAAATCTGGACCCTAAAACTGCTGGAGATATTATCGAACTGCTCAAATCACTTGCCGAGAAAACAGGTAAATGTGTGATCGTCGTCACTCACAGTAAAGAAGTGGCACAAGCATCAGATATTACACTTGAATTGAAGGATAAGAAATTGACTGAAATATAG